From the Leucobacter tenebrionis genome, one window contains:
- a CDS encoding aminotransferase class V-fold PLP-dependent enzyme translates to MNTASAAQSPADSRSAAQPAPLPIAELGFSAPPGYLSACTAGLPTAATAAAMRGFIDDWAAGRADARALGGQAERCREHYARLAGVAVDRVALGSQASQLVSVVASSVPDGAEVLCAAGDFASLAHPLEQLAHRGVRVRYAPVSRLAEELRTDTALVAFSLVQSATGEVADAEAIRAAAEQVGARTLVDLTQSLGWLPVGADPFDFTVCHAYKWLCAPRGTAFLTVRAGLDEQLVPLAAGWYSADDVWSSCYTDHMPLAAGAGRFDVSPAWPALGGTEAALGALAALDPRAVHAHDLELANAAREVLDLPAGDSAIVTWADPDGTALAALTAGGITASGRAGNARIAFHLWNTADDVELLARALGR, encoded by the coding sequence ATGAACACCGCCTCCGCAGCGCAGTCCCCGGCCGACTCCCGATCCGCCGCGCAGCCGGCACCCCTGCCCATCGCCGAGCTCGGCTTCTCAGCCCCGCCCGGCTACCTCTCGGCGTGCACGGCGGGCCTGCCGACGGCGGCAACCGCCGCGGCGATGCGCGGATTCATCGACGACTGGGCGGCCGGCCGCGCGGACGCCCGCGCGCTCGGCGGGCAGGCGGAGCGGTGCCGCGAGCACTACGCCCGTCTCGCCGGCGTCGCCGTCGACCGGGTCGCGCTCGGCTCGCAGGCCTCGCAGCTCGTCTCCGTGGTCGCGAGCTCGGTGCCCGACGGCGCCGAGGTGCTGTGCGCCGCCGGCGACTTCGCATCCCTGGCACATCCGCTCGAGCAGCTCGCCCATCGCGGCGTGCGCGTGCGATATGCGCCCGTCTCGCGACTCGCCGAGGAGCTGCGCACGGACACCGCACTCGTGGCCTTCTCGCTCGTGCAGTCGGCGACGGGCGAGGTCGCGGATGCCGAGGCGATCAGAGCCGCGGCGGAACAGGTCGGGGCGCGCACCCTCGTCGACCTCACCCAGTCGCTCGGCTGGCTGCCCGTGGGGGCGGATCCGTTCGACTTCACGGTCTGCCATGCCTACAAGTGGCTGTGCGCCCCGCGAGGCACCGCCTTCCTCACCGTGCGAGCCGGGCTCGACGAGCAGCTGGTGCCGCTGGCCGCCGGCTGGTACTCGGCCGACGACGTCTGGAGTTCGTGCTACACCGATCACATGCCGCTCGCGGCCGGAGCGGGGCGCTTCGACGTCTCCCCGGCGTGGCCGGCGCTCGGCGGCACCGAGGCCGCGCTCGGAGCCCTGGCGGCGCTCGATCCGCGCGCCGTGCACGCGCACGACCTCGAGCTCGCGAACGCGGCGCGCGAGGTGCTGGATCTGCCCGCGGGCGATTCGGCCATCGTGACCTGGGCCGACCCCGACGGCACCGCACTCGCAGCGCTGACCGCCGGCGGCATCACGGCTTCGGGTCGAGCCGGGAATGCGCGCATCGCGTTCCATCTCTGGAACACCGCCGACGACGTGGAACTGCTCGCGCGGGCGCTGGGCCGCTGA
- a CDS encoding LysR family transcriptional regulator: MSTQRTADPLGSIDSTELRILHALATTGSLTAAAVSLGLSQPAVSQRIKRVETRLAVPLIERSGRGIRLTPAGRILADHGRTVVAEIDAALAAIDDLRGERAGTLRMVGFPSASATLVPALMRGLAVDAPDVALQYREAEPPAATAMLRDGEVDCALIFDYEGAAELPAGSAFLPLWREEVRLVVSDDRASGEAAVKLGEFSADHWIAGCEKCRGHLLSAAGEAGFEPDIIQETDNVPAMLAMAAAGGAVALVPGLALAAARTLPDDAVALPLDPPRYRTIGLVSMATANESPQVRLAKRLLAGVDGSCWGLEPVA; the protein is encoded by the coding sequence ATGAGCACCCAGCGAACCGCCGATCCGCTCGGCTCGATCGACTCCACCGAGCTGCGCATTCTGCATGCCCTCGCGACCACTGGCTCCCTGACCGCCGCCGCCGTGAGCCTGGGGCTGAGCCAGCCCGCGGTGAGTCAGCGCATCAAGCGCGTCGAGACACGGCTCGCCGTGCCGCTGATCGAACGCAGCGGACGCGGGATCCGGCTGACGCCCGCCGGTCGGATCCTCGCCGACCACGGACGCACGGTCGTCGCCGAGATCGATGCGGCGCTCGCGGCGATCGACGACCTGCGCGGCGAGCGCGCGGGCACGCTGCGCATGGTGGGCTTCCCGAGTGCGAGCGCGACCCTCGTGCCGGCGCTCATGCGCGGGCTCGCCGTGGACGCCCCCGACGTGGCGCTGCAGTACCGCGAAGCCGAGCCTCCGGCGGCGACCGCGATGCTGCGCGACGGCGAGGTCGACTGCGCGCTCATCTTCGACTACGAAGGGGCGGCCGAACTGCCCGCGGGCAGCGCCTTTCTGCCGCTGTGGCGCGAGGAGGTGCGGCTCGTCGTCTCGGATGACCGGGCGAGCGGCGAGGCCGCGGTGAAGCTCGGCGAGTTCTCGGCCGACCACTGGATCGCCGGCTGCGAGAAGTGCCGGGGCCACCTGCTCAGCGCGGCGGGGGAGGCCGGATTCGAGCCCGACATCATCCAGGAGACCGACAACGTTCCCGCGATGCTCGCGATGGCGGCCGCGGGCGGCGCGGTCGCGCTCGTACCGGGACTCGCGCTCGCCGCGGCGCGCACGTTGCCCGACGACGCCGTCGCCCTTCCGCTCGATCCGCCTCGCTACCGCACGATCGGGCTCGTCTCGATGGCGACGGCGAACGAGAGCCCGCAGGTGCGTCTCGCCAAGCGGCTGCTCGCGGGCGTCGACGGATCGTGCTGGGGGCTGGAGCCGGTCGCGTGA
- a CDS encoding MFS transporter, with the protein MSGTAGPGARAEERAARGRESVDAVLDPDRRSLVQRRTVLVLSAGTVLSGFGTGASLSVGALVLAELSGNEAISGLSSALFNAGAAVAGIPLARIAARRGRRAALVTGSGIAALGALIAIIAGAVHAWPLFAAGVALVGVSSAVSLLARFAATDLALPNDRARDLSFVVWSITIGAVIGPNLITPGEAVGRALGILPLAGVFLFALAAQVLAALVNWFGLRPDPLLAARLLPPETASTPVITASSSGESAEAGDAVAAGTDRGAATGAGSPRARWLVIVGIAMAQAIMVALMAMTPLHIMHHEGTAALVGITISMHIAGMYALSPVFGTLASRFGRPRVLWLGWALLACAVVLSYIAGPSQILVQIALTTLGLGWSAVTVAGAALLTELTPSTVRPKWQGRSDTIMSASGAVAGVLAGVVFALGDFAFLALVSAVFLVLGALATLWGRR; encoded by the coding sequence GTGAGCGGCACGGCCGGGCCTGGCGCGCGAGCCGAGGAGCGCGCGGCGCGGGGACGGGAGTCGGTGGACGCGGTGCTGGATCCGGACCGGCGCTCCCTGGTACAGCGGCGCACGGTCCTCGTGCTGTCCGCAGGCACCGTGCTCTCGGGCTTCGGAACGGGCGCCTCGCTGTCGGTCGGTGCGCTGGTGCTCGCCGAGCTCAGCGGCAACGAGGCCATCTCGGGGCTCTCATCTGCCCTGTTCAACGCCGGGGCGGCCGTCGCCGGGATCCCCCTCGCCCGCATCGCCGCGAGGCGCGGCCGCCGTGCCGCGCTCGTCACGGGCAGCGGCATCGCAGCGCTCGGCGCGCTGATCGCGATCATCGCCGGAGCGGTGCACGCCTGGCCCCTGTTCGCGGCGGGGGTCGCGCTGGTCGGTGTGAGCAGCGCGGTGTCGCTGCTGGCGCGGTTCGCGGCGACCGACCTCGCGCTGCCGAACGATCGCGCGCGCGATCTCTCGTTCGTGGTCTGGTCGATCACGATCGGCGCGGTCATCGGCCCGAACCTGATCACCCCCGGCGAGGCCGTCGGGCGGGCGCTCGGCATCCTGCCACTCGCCGGCGTCTTCCTCTTCGCACTGGCGGCCCAGGTGCTCGCGGCGCTCGTCAACTGGTTCGGGCTGCGACCCGACCCTTTGCTCGCGGCGCGGCTGCTGCCACCGGAGACCGCGAGCACCCCGGTGATCACCGCGTCGAGTTCGGGCGAGTCCGCGGAGGCGGGCGATGCCGTCGCCGCTGGAACGGACCGCGGCGCCGCGACCGGCGCGGGGAGCCCGCGGGCGAGGTGGCTCGTGATCGTCGGGATCGCGATGGCGCAGGCGATCATGGTCGCGCTGATGGCGATGACACCGCTGCACATCATGCACCACGAGGGGACCGCAGCGCTCGTCGGCATCACGATCAGCATGCACATCGCGGGCATGTACGCGCTGTCGCCGGTGTTCGGCACTCTCGCGAGCAGGTTCGGGCGTCCGCGGGTGCTCTGGCTCGGGTGGGCGCTGCTCGCCTGCGCCGTCGTGCTCTCGTACATCGCGGGCCCCTCCCAGATCCTCGTCCAGATCGCGCTCACGACACTTGGCCTCGGGTGGAGCGCCGTGACGGTAGCGGGAGCCGCGCTGCTCACCGAGCTGACGCCCTCGACCGTGCGGCCGAAGTGGCAGGGGAGATCCGACACCATCATGAGCGCCTCGGGCGCCGTGGCCGGGGTGCTGGCGGGCGTCGTCTTCGCGCTGGGCGACTTCGCGTTCCTCGCACTCGTCAGCGCGGTGTTCCTGGTGCTGGGTGCTCTGGCGACGCTGTGGGGGAGGCGCTGA
- the tgt gene encoding tRNA guanosine(34) transglycosylase Tgt — translation MEVVTEQTSPPVPPSPADFGFTVERRLEHGGVQGSDGRPLGRAGTIRTPHGDIQTPAFIPVGTKATVKAVLPETVKQFGGQAVLANAYHLFLQPGSDIVDEAGGFGKFMNWHGPTFTDSGGFQVMSLGVGFKKVISMTEGMHQSDDVIAKNKERLAHVDEDGVTFKSFLNGDRHRFTPEVSMRIQHQLGADIIFAFDECTTLLNTRAYQEDSVDRTARWAVRCLDEHARQTAERSHRPYQALFGVVQGAQYEDLRRKAARGLAEMRGAEAHEQEFDGFGIGGALEKAELGTICGWVSEELPEHKPRHLLGISEPDDLFAGIAAGADTFDCVAPSRQARGGTMYSSSGRINAKAATQRRRFEPLDPECDCYTCENYTAAYLHHLFKSKEMLGSTLATIHNERFIVRLVERIRQSIIDGTFVELREEILGRQYGLEFAREAASRYAG, via the coding sequence ATGGAGGTCGTGACTGAGCAGACCTCGCCCCCCGTCCCTCCCTCCCCCGCCGATTTCGGCTTCACCGTGGAGCGCCGTCTCGAGCATGGCGGGGTACAGGGCAGCGACGGCCGCCCGCTCGGCCGAGCGGGCACGATCCGCACGCCCCACGGCGACATCCAGACCCCGGCGTTCATTCCCGTCGGAACGAAAGCCACGGTGAAAGCGGTGCTTCCCGAGACCGTGAAGCAGTTCGGCGGCCAGGCGGTACTCGCGAACGCGTACCACCTGTTCCTGCAGCCCGGGAGCGACATCGTGGACGAGGCGGGCGGCTTCGGCAAGTTCATGAACTGGCACGGCCCAACCTTCACCGACTCCGGCGGGTTCCAGGTGATGTCGCTCGGGGTCGGCTTCAAGAAAGTCATCTCGATGACCGAGGGAATGCACCAGAGCGACGACGTGATCGCGAAGAACAAGGAGCGGCTCGCGCACGTCGACGAGGACGGCGTGACCTTCAAGTCCTTCCTCAACGGCGACCGCCACCGCTTCACGCCCGAGGTGTCCATGCGGATCCAGCACCAGCTCGGCGCCGACATCATCTTCGCCTTCGACGAGTGCACGACGCTGCTCAACACTCGCGCGTATCAGGAGGATTCCGTGGATCGCACCGCTCGGTGGGCCGTGCGGTGCCTCGACGAGCACGCCCGCCAGACCGCCGAGCGGTCGCACCGCCCCTATCAGGCGCTGTTCGGCGTGGTGCAGGGCGCCCAGTACGAGGACCTCCGTCGCAAGGCGGCCCGGGGCCTCGCCGAGATGCGGGGCGCCGAAGCGCACGAGCAGGAGTTCGACGGGTTCGGAATCGGCGGCGCCCTCGAGAAGGCCGAGCTCGGCACCATCTGCGGCTGGGTGAGCGAGGAGCTCCCCGAGCACAAGCCGCGCCACCTGCTCGGGATCTCGGAGCCCGACGACCTCTTCGCCGGCATCGCGGCGGGGGCCGACACGTTCGACTGCGTCGCCCCATCGCGCCAGGCGCGCGGCGGCACGATGTACTCGAGCAGCGGACGGATCAACGCCAAGGCGGCCACGCAGCGGCGGCGCTTCGAACCGCTCGACCCCGAGTGCGACTGCTACACCTGCGAGAACTACACCGCGGCCTACCTCCACCATCTCTTCAAGTCGAAGGAGATGCTCGGCTCGACGCTCGCGACCATCCACAACGAACGATTCATCGTGCGTCTGGTCGAGCGGATCCGCCAGTCGATCATCGACGGCACCTTCGTCGAGCTGCGCGAGGAGATCCTGGGCCGCCAGTACGGCCTCGAATTCGCACGCGAGGCGGCATCCCGCTACGCCGGCTGA
- a CDS encoding queuosine precursor transporter, with amino-acid sequence MSETQQMNAAQGSDDPVKYLTPGARAAAAGGRYATISAVFVGILLISNVVAVKPIAFGAIPLGEFSLPLVFDGGVFLFPLAYILGDVLAEVYGLKASRRAIFTAFALALVASLTILAVQVSPPADGWENQEAFSAVLGFVPRIVAASLVAFLGGQLLNAWVLDRMRRRTSGRFLRTRLIASTVAGQLIDTLLFCTIAFAGVITGLDFVMYVVLGYVVKVLAEVVLLPVTTRVIRAVRAAEERSA; translated from the coding sequence ATGAGTGAGACGCAGCAGATGAACGCCGCACAGGGATCCGACGATCCGGTGAAGTACCTGACACCCGGGGCCCGCGCGGCCGCGGCGGGAGGGCGCTACGCGACGATCTCGGCGGTGTTCGTCGGCATCCTGCTGATCTCGAACGTGGTCGCGGTGAAGCCGATCGCGTTCGGGGCGATCCCCCTCGGAGAGTTCTCGCTTCCCCTCGTCTTCGACGGCGGGGTGTTCCTCTTCCCGCTCGCATACATCCTGGGTGACGTGCTCGCCGAGGTCTACGGGCTGAAGGCGTCGCGTCGAGCGATCTTCACCGCGTTCGCCCTCGCGCTTGTGGCCTCGCTGACCATTCTCGCGGTGCAGGTGTCGCCCCCGGCCGACGGCTGGGAGAACCAGGAGGCCTTCTCGGCGGTGCTCGGTTTCGTGCCGCGCATCGTGGCGGCGAGCCTGGTCGCGTTCCTGGGCGGCCAGCTGCTGAACGCGTGGGTGCTGGATCGCATGCGCCGTCGCACCTCGGGCCGATTCCTGCGGACGCGCCTGATCGCCTCGACCGTCGCCGGGCAGTTGATCGACACGCTGCTGTTCTGCACCATCGCGTTCGCCGGGGTCATCACGGGTCTCGACTTCGTGATGTACGTCGTGCTCGGCTACGTGGTGAAGGTGCTCGCCGAGGTCGTGCTGCTGCCGGTGACGACGCGCGTGATCCGAGCGGTCCGGGCGGCCGAGGAGCGCTCAGCCTAG
- a CDS encoding NAD(P)/FAD-dependent oxidoreductase codes for MSAADHREPLPPIDGDQPPRVGVAIVGGGPAGLSAGLQLVRANRRIAILDSNRPRHSATLQSHGFLTRDGASPLELRRLGREEFEAYPTAVFSQAMTREVIPLSADEAIAVGFPDGIGFRVRGTGIRGAADVDYIARRVLLAAGLTEELPALPMIRAYYGTALHSCVECDGFEKTDKPLVLIGETSDVFARALLISRFSSDLIVFTNGADTVRPEQEAQLASIGIRVERRAIDDVVGERAEMTGVRMADGEVIPRVGGFVRPRWHAPVEFMGDLQLDRDDWGLVTVDERGETSVRGVYAVGDIVPPGPQQLIIAAGNGARVAAKLNMDMIRGMLGVGLIDE; via the coding sequence GTGTCAGCCGCGGATCACCGGGAGCCGTTGCCCCCGATCGACGGCGACCAGCCGCCGCGCGTCGGCGTCGCGATCGTCGGCGGCGGCCCCGCCGGGCTCTCGGCCGGGCTGCAGCTGGTGCGCGCGAACCGGCGCATCGCGATCCTCGATTCGAACCGACCGCGGCACTCCGCGACGCTGCAGTCGCACGGGTTCCTGACTCGGGACGGGGCGTCTCCGCTCGAACTGCGCCGCCTCGGCCGCGAGGAGTTCGAGGCCTACCCCACCGCGGTGTTCTCGCAGGCGATGACACGCGAGGTGATCCCGCTCTCGGCCGATGAGGCGATCGCCGTCGGATTCCCCGACGGCATCGGCTTCCGGGTGCGGGGCACCGGGATCCGCGGCGCCGCCGACGTCGATTACATCGCGCGCAGGGTGCTCCTCGCGGCGGGCCTCACGGAAGAACTGCCGGCGCTGCCCATGATCCGCGCCTACTACGGCACCGCTCTGCACAGCTGCGTCGAGTGCGACGGCTTCGAGAAGACCGACAAGCCGCTCGTGCTGATCGGCGAGACGAGCGACGTGTTCGCGCGCGCCCTGCTCATCAGCCGCTTCAGCTCCGACCTCATCGTCTTCACGAACGGCGCCGACACGGTGCGCCCCGAGCAGGAGGCCCAGCTCGCCTCCATCGGCATTCGCGTCGAGCGCAGGGCCATCGACGACGTGGTGGGCGAGCGAGCCGAGATGACGGGCGTACGAATGGCCGACGGCGAGGTGATCCCTCGCGTGGGCGGTTTCGTGCGCCCGCGCTGGCACGCTCCCGTGGAGTTCATGGGCGACCTGCAGCTCGATCGCGACGACTGGGGCCTGGTGACGGTCGACGAACGGGGGGAGACCTCCGTGCGCGGCGTCTACGCCGTCGGCGACATCGTGCCGCCGGGTCCCCAGCAGCTGATCATCGCCGCGGGCAACGGGGCGAGGGTCGCGGCCAAATTGAACATGGACATGATCCGAGGCATGCTCGGGGTGGGACTGATCGATGAGTGA
- the gltX gene encoding glutamate--tRNA ligase: MSTSTVPQFSTATGSDVRVRFCPSPTGTPHVGMVRTALFNWAYARHTGGTFVFRIEDTDAARDSEESYGQILDSLRWLGLDWDEGIDVGGPHGPYRQSQRGEIYQDVIARLIEAGYLYESYSTADEIDARNEAAGRPKQLGYDNHDRDLTDEQREAFRAEGRQPALRFRVPDTDLSFTDLVRGDISFPAGSTIDFVVVRPNGAPLYTLVNPVDDALMGITHVLRGEDLLSSTPRQIALHSALVELGIEQAIPQFGHLPYVMGEGNKKLSKRDPESNLLNHRSRGFIPEGLLNYLSLLGWSLAPDRDVFSRDEMVAAFDVADVNPNPARFDQKKADAINADHIRLLSEDDFESRILPYLIAGGALPVEPNEQQLDIVRRAVPLVQSRITVLSDVVGLMGFLFTSTDSLVYEEDALKSLKDDAPQVLSASIEALEAVPAEDWQTERIQGALQAALIDGLGLKPRLAFGPLRVAASGRRVSPPLFESFELLGRDESLARLRRLAAQLSGRE, translated from the coding sequence ATGTCTACGAGCACCGTTCCCCAGTTCTCCACCGCCACCGGCAGCGACGTTCGCGTGCGCTTCTGCCCGTCCCCGACGGGTACCCCGCACGTGGGCATGGTGCGCACCGCCCTCTTCAACTGGGCCTACGCCCGGCACACGGGCGGCACCTTCGTCTTCCGCATCGAGGACACCGATGCCGCACGCGACAGCGAGGAGAGCTACGGGCAGATCCTCGATTCCCTGCGGTGGCTCGGCCTCGACTGGGACGAGGGCATCGACGTCGGCGGTCCCCACGGCCCCTACCGGCAGTCGCAGCGCGGTGAGATCTATCAGGACGTGATCGCGCGCCTCATCGAGGCCGGCTACCTCTACGAGAGCTACTCCACCGCCGATGAGATCGACGCCCGCAACGAGGCGGCGGGCCGCCCGAAGCAGCTCGGCTACGACAACCACGATCGTGATCTCACCGACGAGCAGCGCGAGGCCTTCCGCGCCGAGGGGCGTCAGCCCGCGCTGCGCTTCCGCGTGCCCGACACCGATCTCTCGTTCACCGACCTCGTGCGCGGCGACATCTCGTTCCCGGCAGGCTCGACCATCGACTTCGTCGTCGTGCGCCCCAACGGAGCCCCGCTCTACACGCTCGTGAACCCGGTCGACGATGCGCTCATGGGCATCACCCATGTGCTGCGCGGCGAGGACCTGCTGTCTTCGACGCCCCGCCAGATCGCGCTGCACAGCGCGCTCGTCGAGCTCGGCATCGAGCAGGCGATCCCGCAGTTCGGCCACCTGCCCTACGTGATGGGCGAGGGCAACAAGAAGCTCTCGAAGCGCGATCCCGAGTCGAATCTGCTCAACCACCGCTCGCGGGGCTTCATCCCCGAGGGGCTGCTCAACTACCTGTCGCTGCTCGGGTGGTCGCTGGCGCCGGATCGCGATGTGTTCTCGCGTGACGAGATGGTCGCGGCGTTCGACGTGGCGGACGTCAACCCGAACCCGGCCCGCTTCGACCAGAAGAAGGCCGACGCGATCAATGCGGACCACATCCGCCTGCTCTCGGAGGACGACTTCGAGTCGCGGATCCTGCCCTATCTCATCGCGGGCGGAGCGCTCCCGGTGGAGCCGAACGAGCAGCAGCTCGATATCGTGCGTCGGGCCGTGCCCCTCGTGCAGAGCCGGATCACCGTGCTCTCGGACGTCGTCGGGCTCATGGGATTCCTCTTCACGTCGACCGACTCCCTCGTCTACGAGGAGGACGCGCTGAAGTCGCTGAAGGACGACGCGCCGCAGGTGCTCTCGGCGAGCATCGAGGCGCTCGAGGCCGTTCCGGCCGAGGACTGGCAGACCGAGCGCATCCAGGGAGCGCTGCAGGCGGCCCTCATCGACGGCCTCGGGCTCAAGCCGCGCCTCGCCTTCGGGCCGCTGCGCGTCGCTGCATCGGGGCGGCGCGTCTCGCCGCCGCTCTTCGAATCGTTCGAGCTGCTGGGCCGCGACGAGTCGCTCGCTCGTCTGCGTCGGCTCGCAGCGCAGCTCTCGGGCCGGGAGTAG